One genomic window of Xanthobacter dioxanivorans includes the following:
- a CDS encoding DUF2783 domain-containing protein — protein MIERNITDTALEAAYDGIAEAIDATPEDKRPLFLAKLALVLANLVGDEGRIADAVSAARCDL, from the coding sequence ATGATCGAAAGGAACATCACCGACACCGCGCTCGAAGCCGCCTATGACGGCATCGCCGAGGCCATCGACGCAACCCCTGAAGACAAGCGCCCCCTGTTCCTGGCCAAGCTTGCTCTGGTGCTGGCGAATCTGGTGGGTGACGAAGGCCGGATCGCCGACGCGGTGAGCGCCGCCCGCTGCGATCTTTAG
- a CDS encoding branched-chain amino acid ABC transporter permease, protein MATTEPVVPDRAVTEPLTAFRPLPVGVPLARLAVLCLVLALAPLAFSNAFHYDVAVKIAVNAIVCVGLNLLVGYAGQISLGHAAFFALGAYGTALLPLRLGLPAIPAALLTAAVVGVFAALVALPILKLKGHYLAMATLGLGSIISIVLNREIGLTGGPDGLTVPALVIGGVKVRAIETWYVVVAVGVVVAVYLAENLIHSPSGRALRALHSSEIAASTSGIDVARGKARVFALSAVYASLAGSLFAWAERFVTPADASFLHSVEFLTMIVLGGLGSTYGALVGAGLLTALPQVFAGVAEYKNIAIGLVLILTMVFLPRGIVPTLTGLAARGRRRP, encoded by the coding sequence ATGGCGACGACTGAACCCGTCGTCCCCGACCGGGCCGTGACCGAGCCGCTGACCGCCTTCCGCCCGCTGCCGGTGGGGGTGCCGTTGGCGCGCCTCGCGGTGCTGTGCCTGGTCCTCGCGCTGGCGCCCTTGGCCTTCTCCAATGCCTTCCACTATGACGTGGCGGTCAAGATCGCCGTCAACGCCATCGTCTGCGTCGGGCTCAACCTGCTGGTGGGCTATGCCGGCCAGATCAGCCTCGGCCATGCCGCCTTCTTCGCCCTCGGCGCCTATGGCACCGCGCTTCTGCCCCTGCGTCTCGGCCTGCCGGCCATCCCGGCAGCGCTGCTCACCGCCGCCGTGGTGGGGGTGTTCGCCGCGCTGGTGGCGCTGCCGATCCTGAAGCTGAAGGGCCACTACCTGGCCATGGCCACCCTCGGCCTCGGCTCCATCATCTCCATCGTCCTCAACCGCGAGATCGGCCTCACCGGCGGACCGGACGGCCTCACCGTGCCGGCGCTGGTGATCGGCGGGGTGAAGGTGCGGGCCATCGAGACCTGGTACGTGGTGGTGGCGGTGGGCGTGGTCGTCGCGGTGTATCTGGCGGAGAACCTCATCCACTCGCCGTCCGGCCGCGCGCTGCGGGCCCTGCACAGCTCGGAGATCGCCGCCTCCACCTCGGGCATCGACGTGGCGCGGGGCAAGGCGCGGGTGTTCGCCCTGTCGGCGGTCTATGCCAGCCTCGCCGGCTCGCTGTTCGCGTGGGCCGAACGGTTCGTGACGCCCGCCGACGCCAGCTTCCTGCACTCGGTGGAATTCCTCACCATGATCGTGCTGGGCGGGCTCGGCTCCACCTATGGCGCGCTGGTGGGCGCGGGGCTGCTCACCGCTCTGCCGCAGGTGTTCGCCGGAGTGGCGGAATACAAGAACATCGCCATCGGCCTCGTGCTCATCCTCACCATGGTGTTCCTGCCCAGGGGGATCGTGCCGACCCTCACCGGCCTCGCCGCACGCGGGAGGCGTCGGCCATGA
- a CDS encoding branched-chain amino acid ABC transporter permease, with translation MQDLAQFVASGLTRGAIYALVGAGFAIIYSASNVINFAQGEFVMLGGMVTAYLVVTTGLLPLVLAVPLAVLVTVLVGIALYRFAVAQVEPSRLATIIIITIGSSILIRGVVEVVLGKREFVYPAFTDTGPLHLFGAAIDVQSLWVLGTLVLVAIGLKLFFDHTLFGKAMRATAQSPMAAQLVGIDVRNVLVASFALSAALGALAGALVTPITLTRFDVGLMLGLKGFAATMLGGLGSAYGALAGGLLLGLAEALAGGYISSGYQDAVAFLLILGLLVLRPAGLFGRVKLERV, from the coding sequence TTGCAGGATCTGGCCCAATTCGTCGCCTCGGGCCTCACCCGGGGGGCGATCTACGCGCTCGTGGGCGCAGGCTTCGCCATCATCTACAGCGCCAGCAACGTCATCAATTTCGCCCAGGGTGAATTCGTCATGCTGGGCGGCATGGTGACGGCCTATCTCGTGGTCACCACCGGCCTGCTGCCGCTCGTCCTGGCGGTGCCGCTGGCCGTTCTCGTCACCGTTCTGGTGGGCATCGCCCTCTATCGCTTCGCCGTCGCCCAGGTGGAGCCCTCGCGGCTCGCCACCATCATCATCATCACCATCGGCAGCTCCATCCTCATCCGCGGCGTGGTGGAGGTGGTGCTGGGCAAGCGCGAGTTCGTCTATCCTGCCTTCACCGATACCGGCCCCCTCCACCTGTTCGGCGCCGCCATCGATGTCCAAAGCCTGTGGGTGCTGGGCACGCTGGTATTGGTCGCCATCGGCCTCAAGCTGTTCTTCGACCACACGCTGTTCGGCAAGGCCATGCGCGCCACGGCGCAGAGCCCGATGGCGGCGCAGCTGGTGGGCATCGACGTGCGCAACGTGCTGGTGGCGAGCTTCGCGCTCTCGGCCGCCCTCGGGGCGCTGGCCGGCGCCCTCGTCACGCCCATCACCCTCACCCGCTTCGACGTGGGCCTGATGCTCGGCCTCAAGGGCTTCGCTGCCACAATGCTCGGCGGCCTCGGCAGCGCCTACGGCGCGCTGGCCGGCGGGCTCCTGCTCGGCCTCGCGGAGGCGTTGGCCGGCGGCTACATTTCCTCCGGTTACCAGGATGCGGTGGCGTTCCTGCTCATTCTCGGCCTCCTCGTGCTGCGACCCGCCGGCCTGTTCGGGCGCGTCAAGCTGGAGCGGGTGTGA